From a single Stackebrandtia endophytica genomic region:
- a CDS encoding helix-turn-helix transcriptional regulator: MQSVYNDVPGLHVVAMHTDPTQLDAALTDVVIIDAYVTGDRPCLGIIERLAGQTKVVVSALRWLPELHACLDVGASAYIDKGASPERYVETVQLVAEGKTVPDAAPRSTQKTPLSPREQSVLTHISQGLTHDQTARRLGISRHTVDTYVKRARAKMKLGNKADLTRSMLLANIHGASL, translated from the coding sequence ATGCAGAGCGTCTACAACGACGTTCCCGGTTTGCACGTCGTTGCGATGCACACCGATCCAACCCAATTGGACGCGGCCCTGACCGATGTCGTCATCATCGACGCCTACGTCACCGGTGACCGTCCCTGCCTCGGCATCATCGAACGGTTGGCCGGTCAGACCAAGGTCGTGGTGTCGGCATTGCGTTGGCTGCCCGAACTTCACGCCTGTCTCGACGTCGGAGCCAGCGCCTACATCGACAAGGGTGCCTCTCCAGAACGATATGTTGAAACGGTTCAGCTGGTCGCCGAAGGGAAGACGGTGCCCGACGCCGCGCCTCGGTCAACGCAGAAGACTCCGCTGTCACCGCGCGAACAATCCGTGTTGACGCACATCTCACAGGGATTGACCCACGACCAGACCGCCCGGCGGTTGGGGATCAGTCGCCACACCGTGGACACCTATGTCAAACGCGCCCGCGCCAAGATGAAGCTGGGCAACAAGGCGGACCTGACCCGATCGATGCTGCTGGCCAACATCCACGGTGCGAGCCTGTGA
- a CDS encoding lysine--tRNA ligase, whose protein sequence is MTVAESAPAVPVVAPGSAPERVTGYADLFAQDRSQPHWAFDYAARLARRHPVDHRILIQTSMSPSGAFHIGNLRDTICAHLVHRALTAMGRRSGILLSFDDYDPFRPGQAASDPALSDFVGRPLAAARERATAICRAYIRELKQLGICPADADPDGRTPPGSTWDTHYQWERYTSETYRDLQRDMVKGRSKLAKLLGVSRPDRLFSVYCEQCGRNDTEILHLRPNRVRYRCHACTAILTTTRVGPVKPSWALDWTLRVAHEHIDCEPAGQDHCSAGSTMDRTRPLYQRHLRIHQPVIVPYGLVREPGQRRKISGSGGGGLVAADLLAVMPVTMILWLYSRQNCLSDIRVTMRRDWFLAAHAEYDRFREQATRGGRALSLHRLISDDPPAGPLPGMRRVMGLLHSYCYDVDRVVELLSKTTKDESSIRERVGHAMAWIGAHGRSTSWLFADAPDDLPLFHGDDLAGRWDRQRHQRLHASLFGVRSGPPLRVLLDLFGEESLLTAVADHRATGRRPLRELLLARLDGGAGEG, encoded by the coding sequence GTGACCGTAGCCGAATCCGCCCCCGCCGTCCCGGTCGTCGCGCCCGGCTCGGCTCCCGAACGGGTCACCGGATACGCCGATCTGTTCGCACAGGACCGTTCCCAGCCGCACTGGGCATTCGACTACGCCGCTCGACTGGCGCGCCGACACCCGGTAGACCACCGCATCCTCATCCAGACCAGCATGTCCCCCAGCGGTGCGTTCCATATCGGAAATCTGCGCGACACCATCTGCGCGCACCTGGTGCATCGCGCGCTGACCGCGATGGGACGCCGATCGGGAATCCTGCTCAGCTTCGACGACTACGACCCGTTCCGCCCCGGTCAGGCCGCCTCCGATCCGGCACTGAGCGATTTCGTCGGGCGTCCACTGGCCGCCGCGCGGGAGCGGGCCACCGCAATCTGTCGCGCCTACATCAGGGAACTCAAACAGCTCGGCATCTGTCCTGCCGACGCCGATCCCGATGGCCGCACCCCGCCGGGTTCGACCTGGGACACGCATTATCAGTGGGAACGCTATACGTCCGAGACCTACCGCGATCTGCAGCGCGACATGGTTAAGGGACGGAGCAAGCTCGCCAAACTGTTGGGGGTGAGCCGTCCCGACCGCCTATTCTCAGTCTATTGTGAACAATGCGGCCGGAACGACACCGAGATCCTGCACCTGCGACCGAATCGGGTCCGCTACCGCTGTCACGCGTGCACCGCGATCCTGACCACCACGCGCGTCGGGCCGGTGAAACCGTCGTGGGCCCTGGACTGGACGTTGCGGGTCGCCCACGAACACATCGACTGTGAACCTGCCGGGCAGGACCATTGCAGCGCCGGCAGCACCATGGACCGGACCAGACCGCTCTATCAACGCCATCTTCGGATTCACCAACCCGTGATCGTTCCCTACGGCCTGGTTCGGGAGCCCGGTCAGCGACGCAAGATCTCCGGCTCCGGCGGCGGAGGACTGGTCGCGGCCGATCTGCTCGCCGTGATGCCGGTGACCATGATTCTGTGGCTGTACAGCCGCCAGAACTGCCTGTCCGACATCCGGGTGACCATGCGGCGCGACTGGTTCCTCGCCGCGCACGCCGAGTACGACCGGTTTCGCGAACAGGCCACCCGGGGTGGACGCGCGCTCAGCCTCCACCGGCTCATCAGTGACGACCCGCCCGCCGGGCCGCTGCCGGGCATGCGTCGGGTCATGGGCCTGTTGCACTCCTACTGCTATGACGTCGATCGCGTCGTGGAGCTTCTGTCGAAGACCACGAAGGACGAGTCGTCGATCCGTGAGCGGGTGGGCCACGCGATGGCCTGGATCGGGGCTCACGGCCGGTCCACCTCGTGGCTGTTCGCCGACGCGCCCGACGATCTACCGCTGTTCCACGGCGACGACCTCGCCGGTCGATGGGATCGGCAACGGCACCAACGGTTGCACGCGTCCCTGTTCGGGGTGCGCAGCGGCCCGCCGCTTCGGGTGTTGTTGGACCTGTTCGGTGAGGAGTCCCTGCTGACCGCCGTGGCCGATCACCGCGCCACCGGTCGCAGGCCGCTTCGGGAACTCCTGCTGGCTCGGCTGGACGGAGGCGCCGGTGAAGGTTGA
- a CDS encoding YybH family protein yields MVKFDDAVTAHLDTVNRRDLAGFSATIDDEVTVVLPNGTLLSGRAEVEEFHKGWFEDPDWKMTTTVVSQRSDDDTGVMICEVTYDDLDGEGKPYSMSYLLSLTFRRKGDTWLLVHDQNTLR; encoded by the coding sequence ATGGTGAAGTTCGACGACGCCGTCACCGCGCACCTCGACACCGTCAACCGGCGCGACCTGGCAGGGTTCTCCGCGACCATCGACGACGAGGTCACGGTGGTGCTGCCCAACGGCACCCTGCTGTCCGGTCGCGCCGAGGTCGAGGAGTTCCACAAGGGCTGGTTTGAGGACCCTGACTGGAAGATGACGACGACCGTGGTGTCGCAGCGCTCCGACGACGACACCGGGGTCATGATCTGCGAGGTGACCTACGACGACCTCGACGGTGAGGGCAAGCCCTACTCGATGTCATACCTGCTCAGCCTGACCTTCCGACGCAAGGGCGACACCTGGCTGCTGGTTCACGACCAGAACACTCTGCGCTGA
- a CDS encoding phenylacetate--CoA ligase family protein: MIGQLGLGYQAWRAQWLSKPKLDQLRTKRLRHTLAIAAQLPFYRDHWKDVDLTEITGPADLRGLPTIGKPDFRGRLDDITVPTFNESNARVTYTSGSSGATLRLTHDWPSTLYCNAAWIRAHMAYGLKPHQRTAYFRFEPVKQGLTAKLRIFRNEFVPFESGDAILADLRRIRPHVLGGYPSYFADLIRMVPHDDLRALGVRWLYAGAETMPAPLAKQLKRIFDCPLIDMYGSTEFENMAFECTHGNRHVTDDSIILEVLNAEGEPAAPGEIGDIVVTGLRNDAMPLVRYRIGDRGAWSDQTCPCGRNFMLLPRLEGRSLEAVVTPTGKRYPVILLDEDLIHIDELFQFQVVQEAPDRLTLNLVCAPGTEAETTQRAVKALVDVFDEPMTVTPKVVSAIPRGSGGKVKAIIPLEQARGN; this comes from the coding sequence GTGATCGGTCAACTCGGCCTGGGATACCAGGCGTGGCGAGCCCAATGGCTGTCCAAACCGAAGCTCGACCAATTGCGCACGAAGCGGCTTCGGCACACGCTGGCCATCGCCGCGCAACTGCCGTTCTACCGGGACCACTGGAAGGACGTCGACCTCACCGAGATCACCGGCCCCGCTGATCTGCGGGGCCTGCCCACCATCGGAAAGCCCGATTTCCGTGGTCGGCTCGACGACATAACGGTGCCCACCTTTAACGAGTCGAACGCCCGGGTCACTTACACCTCCGGGTCATCCGGCGCGACCCTGCGGTTGACCCATGACTGGCCCAGCACCCTCTACTGCAACGCCGCGTGGATTCGTGCCCATATGGCCTACGGTTTGAAACCGCATCAGCGCACCGCCTACTTCCGGTTCGAACCGGTCAAGCAGGGACTGACCGCGAAACTGCGGATCTTCCGCAACGAGTTCGTGCCGTTCGAATCCGGCGATGCGATCCTGGCCGATCTGCGACGTATCCGGCCACACGTGCTGGGTGGCTACCCCAGCTACTTCGCCGACCTGATCCGGATGGTCCCGCACGACGATTTGCGGGCGCTGGGAGTTCGGTGGCTGTACGCGGGTGCCGAGACGATGCCCGCGCCGTTGGCGAAGCAACTGAAACGGATCTTCGACTGCCCACTGATCGACATGTATGGCTCCACCGAGTTCGAGAACATGGCGTTCGAATGCACCCACGGCAATCGCCACGTCACCGACGACTCCATCATCCTCGAAGTGTTGAACGCCGAGGGTGAACCGGCCGCACCCGGCGAGATCGGCGACATCGTGGTGACCGGACTGCGCAACGACGCGATGCCGCTGGTGCGCTACCGCATCGGAGATCGCGGGGCATGGAGCGACCAGACCTGCCCGTGCGGTCGCAACTTCATGTTGCTGCCGCGTCTGGAGGGTCGGTCGCTGGAAGCGGTCGTGACACCCACCGGGAAGCGGTACCCGGTGATCCTGCTGGACGAGGACCTGATCCACATCGACGAGCTCTTCCAGTTCCAGGTCGTACAGGAGGCCCCCGACCGGCTCACCCTGAACCTGGTGTGCGCGCCGGGCACCGAGGCGGAGACCACCCAGCGGGCCGTCAAGGCGCTGGTCGACGTGTTCGACGAGCCCATGACGGTAACCCCGAAGGTCGTATCGGCGATCCCGCGTGGCTCGGGCGGAAAGGTCAAGGCGATCATTCCGCTGGAGCAGGCGCGAGGGAACTGA
- a CDS encoding phenylacetate--CoA ligase family protein — protein MPKLLRSSIALAPVARNVVIAHSRDRLKAEAVKELQSRKLRELVGHAHRNVPYFRNTLSEKLVASVQTAADLQRLPILDRKTVHDLPENELLADGFTPENTRAATTSGSSGIPVTFRNSERDLGYLRATYLQDMLACGLKLFDRIGYFRTASFLRHPLERFGVMRNLHIDTSLPLDQQVEAFLTARPTFLFGFPNVIGTIVEELQRRGIEYDQVHTVVLGGERLTPSARANILSYFGARAHEIYASVEMFTAARTCPSGALHLKSGNVVVEVEHDDGTVSVEDGEGEVVVTRLNSEAMPLLRYRVGDRVRIRPNDCDCKVAHTPIVEEITGRSQERLTGPDGRQIHGDFLTKVIERNPEVHRMQLVQHRPGQVTVSVVLDPNTPEVVARIHSGLMAAISGFTFEVVAVDEITPEANGKIKTVKVEAS, from the coding sequence ATGCCGAAACTGCTGCGTTCGTCCATCGCCTTGGCCCCGGTGGCCCGCAACGTGGTGATCGCGCACTCCCGAGACCGGCTGAAGGCCGAGGCGGTCAAGGAACTGCAATCCCGGAAACTGCGCGAACTGGTCGGCCACGCCCACCGCAACGTTCCGTACTTTCGCAACACGCTGTCGGAGAAGCTGGTCGCCTCCGTCCAGACCGCCGCCGACCTTCAGCGGTTGCCGATCCTGGACCGCAAGACCGTCCACGACCTGCCCGAAAACGAGCTGCTGGCCGACGGATTCACGCCCGAGAACACCCGGGCCGCCACCACCAGCGGGTCCTCGGGCATTCCGGTGACCTTCCGCAACTCCGAACGCGACCTCGGGTATCTGCGGGCCACCTACCTTCAGGACATGCTCGCATGTGGACTAAAGCTGTTCGACCGTATCGGATACTTCCGCACCGCCTCGTTCCTGCGGCACCCGTTGGAGCGCTTCGGCGTCATGCGCAACCTCCACATCGACACCAGCCTGCCGCTGGACCAACAGGTGGAGGCGTTCCTGACGGCCCGGCCGACGTTCCTGTTCGGATTCCCCAACGTCATCGGCACCATAGTGGAGGAGCTACAGCGGCGCGGGATCGAGTACGACCAGGTGCACACCGTCGTCCTGGGCGGTGAACGACTGACCCCCTCCGCACGCGCCAACATCCTGAGCTACTTCGGCGCGCGGGCCCACGAGATCTACGCCTCGGTGGAGATGTTCACCGCCGCCCGGACCTGCCCGTCCGGAGCGCTGCACCTGAAGTCGGGCAACGTCGTGGTGGAGGTCGAACACGACGACGGCACCGTGTCGGTGGAGGACGGGGAGGGCGAGGTCGTCGTAACCCGCCTCAACAGCGAGGCGATGCCACTGCTGCGGTATCGCGTCGGTGACCGGGTTCGCATCCGCCCCAATGACTGTGACTGCAAGGTCGCGCACACCCCGATCGTCGAGGAGATCACCGGGCGCAGCCAGGAACGGCTCACCGGGCCCGACGGCCGACAGATCCACGGTGACTTTCTCACCAAGGTGATCGAACGCAATCCGGAGGTCCACCGGATGCAACTGGTGCAGCATCGGCCCGGCCAGGTCACCGTTTCGGTGGTCCTGGACCCCAACACCCCCGAGGTCGTCGCGCGAATCCATAGTGGTCTGATGGCCGCGATCTCCGGGTTCACCTTCGAGGTGGTCGCCGTCGACGAGATCACTCCCGAGGCCAACGGCAAGATCAAAACGGTCAAGGTGGAGGCGTCGTGA
- a CDS encoding NAD-dependent epimerase/dehydratase family protein — protein MTQSTVLVTGGAGFIGANLATELLGNGHDVVVLDDLSGGAVENVPEGARFIEGNVCDSELVDRLFDTHRFDHVFHLAAYAAEGLSHFIKRFNYTNNVIGSVNLINASVRTGTVKRFVFTSSIAVYGANQLPMTEDLVPAPEDSYGIAKYAVERELAVTHELFDLPYTVFRPHNVYGEFQNIGDRYRNVIGIFMNQAMRDEPFTIFGDGEQTRAFSYIGDVVPAIARSIDLPETAGQTYNVGGDNVYTVNELARRTAAVMGVDLSVTYLPMRNEVHSAYADHSKARAAFGLADSLPLEEGLARMAEWVKRQGPQEPSVFSDIEIHKNLPPSWAAVLETGGR, from the coding sequence ATGACCCAATCGACGGTACTGGTCACCGGGGGCGCCGGCTTCATCGGCGCCAACCTCGCGACCGAATTGCTCGGCAACGGCCACGACGTCGTGGTCCTGGACGACCTCAGCGGCGGCGCGGTCGAGAACGTGCCCGAAGGCGCCCGCTTCATCGAGGGCAACGTCTGCGACTCCGAACTGGTCGACCGACTGTTCGACACCCATCGATTCGATCACGTCTTCCATCTGGCCGCCTACGCCGCCGAGGGATTGAGCCACTTCATCAAGCGGTTCAACTACACCAACAACGTCATCGGCAGCGTCAACCTCATCAACGCCTCGGTGCGCACCGGGACCGTCAAACGGTTCGTGTTCACCTCGTCCATCGCCGTCTACGGGGCCAACCAGCTGCCCATGACCGAGGACCTGGTACCGGCCCCCGAAGACTCCTACGGCATCGCCAAGTACGCGGTCGAACGCGAGCTGGCGGTCACCCACGAACTGTTCGACCTGCCCTACACCGTATTCCGACCGCACAATGTGTACGGTGAGTTTCAGAACATCGGCGACCGCTACCGCAACGTCATCGGCATCTTCATGAACCAGGCGATGCGCGATGAGCCCTTCACCATCTTCGGTGACGGTGAACAGACCCGCGCCTTCAGCTACATCGGCGACGTCGTGCCCGCGATCGCCCGCTCCATCGACCTGCCCGAGACCGCCGGCCAGACCTACAACGTCGGCGGCGACAACGTATACACCGTCAACGAACTGGCCCGTCGCACCGCGGCGGTCATGGGCGTGGACCTGTCGGTGACCTACCTGCCGATGCGCAACGAAGTCCACAGTGCCTACGCCGATCACTCCAAGGCGCGCGCCGCCTTCGGTCTGGCCGACTCGCTTCCGCTGGAAGAGGGCCTGGCCCGGATGGCCGAATGGGTCAAGCGGCAGGGCCCTCAGGAACCGTCGGTGTTCAGCGACATCGAGATCCACAAGAACCTGCCGCCGTCGTGGGCAGCGGTGCTGGAAACCGGGGGTCGGTGA